A genomic stretch from Theobroma cacao cultivar B97-61/B2 chromosome 4, Criollo_cocoa_genome_V2, whole genome shotgun sequence includes:
- the LOC18601063 gene encoding scarecrow-like protein 23, giving the protein MGPPKGKVDPNHCQLRGLVLENKHRPPFCFLGGFWVFGKSIADQSKVNMMNSLCGSMGSIKSENSYESIAESKKTAPSSVLEQNNLTPPSLNFPVVKFELDDVEVQSPDSSAWETFFSDYFDSDAMILSPVRNLPSPQISSYSFGNVQAMQGQSLSGCSPPRFSSQLGSFSSTHKGKGQSPLHKVFNSPNNQFMQVESLSLPAIEEFLDDYQKDGYGEYPTTRISGMGTSNNMFEMPSTAPAMLDCIPIPNSSRFCGSASETSSSAGCSQLTQEQHYPVNSVSRPPLSQQLQQEKQLEKQQPAPTQQQQQHQNLGHTFMVPIPISPEQEQDSGLQLVHLLLACAEVVAKEDYLLARKYIHHLNRVVTPLGDSMQRVASCFTEALSARLAATITTNPGTSNAPKPFAPFPSNSLEVLKIYQIVYQACPYIKFAHFTANQAIFEAFEAEERVHVIDLDILQGYQWPAFMQALAARPNGAPFLRITGVGPSLEYIKETGRCLTELAHSLHIPFEFHPIGEQLEDIKPHMFNRRVGEALAVNAVNRLHRVPGNCLGNLLAMIRDQAPNIVTLVEQEASHNGPYFLGRFLEALHYYSAIFDSLDATFSPDSAQRAKVEQYIFAPEIRNIVACEGSERTARHERLEKWRKLMEGKGFKGVPLSANAVTQSKILLGLYSCDGYRLTEDKGCLLLGWQDRAILAASAWRC; this is encoded by the exons ATGGGTCCGCCCAAGGGAAAAGTGGATCCCAATCACTGCCAACTAAGA GGCTTGGTTCTTGAAAACAAACACAGAccccctttttgttttttggggGGTTTTTGGGTGTTTGGAAAAAGTATTGCTGATCAAAGTAAAGTAAACATGATGAATTCTCTTTGTGGCAGCATGGGTTCCATCAAGAGTGAGAATTCATACGAGTCAATTGCTGAGTCTAAGAAAACTGCTCCATCTTCCGTTTTGGAGCAAAATAACCTAACCCCACCCAGTCTCAATTTCCCAGTAGTCAAGTTTGAGTTGGATGATGTTGAGGTGCAGTCCCCGGACAGTTCTGCGTGGGAAACTTTTTTCTctgattattttgattctgATGCTATGATCTTATCTCCAGTGAGGAACTTACCATCTCCACAAATATCAAGCTATAGTTTTGGTAATGTTCAGGCAATGCAAGGGCAGAGCCTGTCAGGGTGTTCTCCACCTCGATTTTCATCTCAGCTTGGGTCATTTAGCAGCACCCACAAAGGGAAAGGGCAAAGCCCGCTCCACAAAGTCTTTAACTCACCTAACAATCAGTTTATGCAGGTTGAGAGCCTTTCATTGCCTGCTATAGAAGAATTTCTAGATGATTATCAGAAAGATGGTTATGGAGAGTACCCAACAACAAGAATTTCAGGTATGGGAACTTCAAATAACATGTTTGAAATGCCAAGCACGGCTCCTGCAATGCTAGACTGCATACCAATCCCAAATTCTTCAAGGTTTTGTGGGTCTGCGAGTGAAACGTCATCGTCAGCGGGATGCTCGCAATTGACCCAAGAGCAACACTATCCGGTAAACTCTGTCTCAAGACCACCGTTATCTCAACAACTACAGCAAGAGAAACAACTAGAGAAACAACAACCAGCACCAACACAACAGCAACAGCAACACCAGAACCTTGGCCATACCTTCATGGTTCCTATTCCTATTAGCCCTGAGCAG GAGCAAGATAGTGGGCTTCAATTGGTGCATCTCCTCCTTGCATGTGCTGAAGTAGTGGCCAAAGAAGATTACCTGTTAGCAAGAAAATATATACACCATCTGAATCGAGTGGTAACTCCTCTTGGTGATTCCATGCAAAGAGTTGCCTCTTGCTTCACCGAAGCCCTTAGTGCAAGGCTTGCCGCAACCATAACCACAAATCCTGGCACTTCCAATGCTCCAAAACCATTTGCTCCTTTCCCATCAAACTCCTTAGAAGTCCTCAAGATTTACCAAATTGTTTACCAAGCTTGTCCATACATAAAATTTGCACATTTCACTGCTAATCAAGCCATTTTTGAGGCCTTTGAAGCTGAAGAACGTGTTCATGTCATTGACTTAGATATCCTTCAAGGCTATCAATGGCCAGCTTTCATGCAAGCTCTAGCTGCCCGACCTAATGGAGCTCCTTTTCTTAGAATAACAGGAGTTGGACCCTCTCTAGAATACATCAAAGAGACAGGCAGATGCTTAACAGAACTAGCTCACTCTCTCCACATCCCATTTGAATTCCACCCAATTGGCGAGCAACTTGAAGATATAAAACCTCATATGTTCAACAGGAGAGTTGGTGAGGCTCTAGCCGTTAATGCTGTTAATAGGCTCCACCGAGTCCCTGGTAATTGCCTTGGAAACCTATTGGCAATGATACGTGATCAAGCTCCTAACATTGTAACCCTTGTTGAACAAGAAGCAAGCCATAATGGCCCTTACTTCTTAGGCCGTTTCCTCGAGGCATTGCACTACTATTCAGCaatatttgactcattggatgCCACTTTTTCTCCAGATTCTGCTCAAAGAGCAAAAGTTGAGCAGTACATATTTGCACCAGAGATAAGAAACATAGTGGCTTGTGAAGGGAGTGAGAGGACAGCCAGGCATGAGAGGCTGGAGAAATGGAGGAAATTAATGGAAGGAAAAGGGTTTAAAGGGGTGCCCTTAAGTGCAAATGCAGTGACCCAATCAAAGATTTTGCTCGGTTTATATTCCTGTGATGGTTACCGATTAACTGAAGATAAAGGTTGCTTGCTTTTGGGGTGGCAAGATAGAGCAATTCTTGCTGCTTCTGCATGGCGATGCTGA
- the LOC18601065 gene encoding glutaredoxin-C5 gives MHCQTGSWGSYVPTSTRSVGDPLERIERLASENAVVIFSISTCCMCHAIKRLFCGMGVNPTVYELDEDPRGKDMERALMRLLRSSSAVPVVFIGGKLVGAMDRVMASHINGTLVPLLKEAGALWL, from the coding sequence ATGCATTGCCAGACAGGGTCATGGGGATCTTACGTGCCAACGTCCACCAGGAGCGTTGGGGACCCGCTGGAGAGGATAGAGAGGTTGGCTTCAGAGAATGCGGTGGTTATCTTCAGTATAAGCACCTGCTGCATGTGCCATGCCATCAAGAGGCTGTTCTGCGGCATGGGAGTCAACCCGACTGTGTACGAGCTCGATGAAGATCCCAGAGGGAAAGACATGGAGAGGGCTTTGATGAGGCTTCTCAGAAGCTCTTCTGCTGTTCCTGTTGTGTTTATTGGTGGGAAACTTGTGGGTGCTATGGATAGAGTCATGGCTTCCCATATCAATGGCACTCTTGTTCCTCTTCTCAAAGAAGCTGGAGCTCTCTGGCTCTga